One part of the Vicia villosa cultivar HV-30 ecotype Madison, WI linkage group LG6, Vvil1.0, whole genome shotgun sequence genome encodes these proteins:
- the LOC131614495 gene encoding uncharacterized protein LOC131614495, translated as MSNLTKWDFGALDISGKNYLTWALDAQIHLSAEGHGDTIKEGNKSSDQQKAKAMIFLRRHLHEDLKNEYLTVTDPHVLWKNLKDRYDHQKTVILPKARYEWMHLRLQDFKSVSDYNSAMFRITSKLLLCGEKVTDEDMLEKTFSTFHASNVLLQQQYREKGFIKYSDLISCLLVAEQNNELLMKNHEARPTGTTPFPEVNVARHDHYRKNRGRGRAYARGRGRGRNYAHGLGFDRGRNGNHKNTYFHPKWKNVEKNEKEGQSSKTNENICYRCGGKGHWSRTCHTPKHLVDLYQKSLKNKKEKIETHFANEDDDPDYGNMDVTHLDIGDFFADPDGKIDHLIGDGSVKK; from the coding sequence ATGTCAAATCTTACAAAATGGGATTTTGGGGCTCTTGATATTTCAGGAAAGAACTATTTGACATGGGCCCTAGACGCCCAAATTCATTTAAGCGCAGAAGGTCACGGTGATACTATTAAAGAAGGAAATAaatcatctgatcaacaaaaggcAAAAGCCATGATATTCCTCCGTCGTCACCTTCACGAGGATCTTAAAAATGAGTATCTTACCGTAACTGACCCACATGTCTTGTGGAAAAATTTGAAAGATAGATATGATCATCAAAAAACGGTTATCCTACCAAAAGCTCGATATGAATGGATGCATTTACGTTTGCAGGATTTTAAAAGTGTAAGTGATTATAATTCTGCAATGTTTAGAATAACTTCTAAGTTATTATTATGTGGAGAAAAAGTAACTGATGAAGATATGCTAGAAAAAACATTTTCCACTTTTCATGCATCCAATGTGCTCCTGCAGCAGCAGTATCGAGAAAAGGGGTTTATTAAATATTCTGACCTAATATCTTGTCTTCTTGTGGCTGAGCAAAATAATGAACTATTGATGAAAAATCACGAGGCCCGTCCCACTGGTACAACTCCATTCCCAGAAGTGAATGTGGCAAGGCACGACCACTATAGGAAAAATCGTGGTCGCGGTCGTGCATACGCACGTGGACGTGGTCGTGGTCGTAATTATGCTCATGGTCTTGGTTTTGATCGTGGTCGCAATGGGAATCATAAAAACACATATTTCCACCCGAAGTGGAAAAAtgttgaaaagaatgaaaaagagggtcAGAGTagcaaaacaaatgaaaatatttGCTATCGTTGTGGAGGAAAAGGTCATTGGAGTCGCACTTGTCATACTCCAAAACACCTTGTTGATCTTTATCAAAAATCactgaaaaataaaaaggaaaagatcgAGACTCACTTtgctaatgaagatgatgatccaGATTATGGTAATATGGATGTTACCCATTTAGATATTGGTGACTTCTTTGCTGATCCAGATggaaaaattgatcaccttattgGAGATGGAAGCGTCAAGAAATAA